From Halomarina ordinaria:
CACCGACTGCGAGCAGGACTGTGTCGAGTGCCATGGCGCTAGCGAACACGTCGCGCACGAACAGCGTTTCGGTCGCTTCGATGACAGCTGACGGGAAGTCGTCCGTGGAGTTCGGGGCCCCGTCCGGTGCCGTATGCGACTGTGATGGCGAAACGAGTCGACAAGAAGGCTTTACGCGCCGGCGACCAGTGCACGACCATGGACACCGAGGCGCTCGTGGCGACGTTTCGCGAGGCGGGACTGTCGCCGTACCAGGCCAGCACGTACGTCGCGCTGCTCGACCTCGGAACCGCCTCCGCGACCGAACTGGCAGAGGCGGCCGAGGTCCCCTCGGCGCGCATCTACGACGTCCTGCGGGACCTGGAGTCGCGGGGGTACATCGAGACCTACGAGCGAGAGCACCGCTGCGCGCGGGCGCACAGCCCCGCACAGGTGCTCGCCGACCTGCGCGAGCGCGCCACGGAGTTCGAGGCGGCCGCCGAGGAGGTCGAGGCGCGCTGGGAACAGCCGGACGTGAAGAGCCCCCGCGCGAGTCTCGTCCACCGTTTCGACACCGTCCTCGACCGGGCGCGGACGTGCATCGAGCGGGCGACCCACCAGGTCCAACTGTCGGTGAGCGAGTCCGAGTTCGGGTCGCTACGCGGGTCCCTTCGTGCGGCCCGCGAGCGGGGCGCCGCGGTCAACGTCGTCGTCCACACGGACCCCGACGCGCCGGCACCCGAACGCGCGCGCTTCGAGGGCATCTGCAGCGAGGTGCGCCACCGGCCGCTCCCCGCACCGTTCGTCGCGCTCGTCGACCGTCACCAGACCTGCTTCGCTCACCACGCCGACTCGGTCGACCGCTACGGCGTCCTCGTCGACGACCGGGCGCACACCTACGTCTTCAACTGGTACTTCCAGACCTGCCTCTGGGAGCCGTGGCCGGTCGTCCACAGCGACGGGGAGGACGGCCTCCCGCGCGAGTACGTCGACCTGCGGCGCTGTCTCCGGGACGTGACGCCGGCGCTCGCCGACGGCGCGACCGTCCGCGTCACCGTCGAGGGACGGGACCTCACGAGCGGCGACCCGCGCACGATACGCGGCGACGTCGTGGACGTGCGGACGGCGTCGGAGGTGTCGGGCGCGACGCCGAGTCTGCGTGACCTCGCGGGGCGGGCCACGCTCGTCGTCGACGACGGCGAGCGGACCCACGCGGTCGGTGGGTGGGGTGCCGTCGTCGAGGAGGTCGAGGCGACGCGGATCACCGTCGACGACATCGATTGGCCCAGCGACAGGTAGCCCGCCGTGAACTCCATCTTCTCGTATCAACTACGGCCGTTGTAGTACAGTAATTATATTCCCTGTTCGGCCGACTCGTGACAGGCAATGCCACGGGACAGCAGTAGAGAGAGCGGTGGCCGGCGGGCCACTCGACGCCGGTTCATCGCCGCGGCCGGCGCAGCGGGCGTCAGCGCCGGGTTCGCTGGGTGTCTGTACGGGACGACCGGGTCCGGGGGGGAGACGGTCGTCTCGT
This genomic window contains:
- a CDS encoding TrmB family transcriptional regulator; amino-acid sequence: MDTEALVATFREAGLSPYQASTYVALLDLGTASATELAEAAEVPSARIYDVLRDLESRGYIETYEREHRCARAHSPAQVLADLRERATEFEAAAEEVEARWEQPDVKSPRASLVHRFDTVLDRARTCIERATHQVQLSVSESEFGSLRGSLRAARERGAAVNVVVHTDPDAPAPERARFEGICSEVRHRPLPAPFVALVDRHQTCFAHHADSVDRYGVLVDDRAHTYVFNWYFQTCLWEPWPVVHSDGEDGLPREYVDLRRCLRDVTPALADGATVRVTVEGRDLTSGDPRTIRGDVVDVRTASEVSGATPSLRDLAGRATLVVDDGERTHAVGGWGAVVEEVEATRITVDDIDWPSDR